TCCAGCGGATCCACTGGAAGACGAAGATCAGCAGGGTGGTCTTGATCCCCAGCCACAGCCAGTTGAAGACGCCGAGGTCAAGGAAGGGCAACGGCGGCTGCCAGCCACCCAAGAAGAGGGTCGAGGCCACCGCGCTCATGACCGCCATGGAGGCAAACTCGGAAGCCTGTATTAGCGCCCAGGTCATCCCGGAGTACTCGATCATGAACCCGCCGACGATCTCGCTCTCCCCCTCGGGCAGGTCGAAGGGGATCCTCTTGACCTCGGCGAGCCCCGAGACGAAGAAGGCCACGAACATCGGCAGCTGCGGCCAGATGATCCAGTTCCAAAAACCCCCGGCCTGGTACTCGACGATGTCCACCATCGAGAGGCTTCCGGTGAGCATGGCGACCCCGAGCAGGCTGAGGATGAGCGGCACCTCGTAGGAGATCATCTGCCCCGCCCCCCGCAGAGCCCCGAGCAGCGAGAAGTTGGACCGGCTCCCGTAGCCGGCCATGATCACCCCGAGCGCCCCGATGGAGGTTATGGCGAAGAAATACACGAGCCCGACGTTGAGGTCGGCCACCACCATCCCGGGACCGAACGGGATGACGAGCCACACGGCGGCCGCCGGCAGGAACATGGCTATGGGAGCCGCGAGGAAGACCCAGCGGTCCGCCCGACCGGGCGAGACGTTCTCCTTGGTAAAGAGCTTGATGACGTCGGCGGCGGGCTGCAGTATCCCACGCGGCCCGACCCTGTTGGGACCGTACCTGAGCTGGATGTAGGCCGAAACCTTACGCTCGGCGAGCGTGAGCACCGCCGCGATGTTCAAGACCAGGAAGATGACGGTCACCGAGGAGATCAGAAACCGCCACGGCTCCTGCTCCAGATACTCCAGCCCCACTACTTGTCCCACCCCCCGGAGACGGGATCGACGAGGCCCATTATGGGCATGATGTCGGGCAGGTAATGGCCAGGCACCTTCTCCTGCAAAAGCTGCATGTTCACGAAGCTGGCGTCCCGGTAGTGGACCCGGTAGGGGGTGTCGGAACCGTCGGAGACGATGTGGACCGCGAACTCGCCGCGCGGCCCCTCGACCCGCCCGAAGCCCTCACCCTCGGGCGGCCGGACCCTCCGGCCCACGTCGGCCATGACCTCTCCCTCGGGCATCTTCTCCAGGCACTGCCGGATGATCTTGATGCTCTCGTAGCACTCCTTTATCCGCACCCGGTAGGAGGCCTCGACATCCCCCGCCGTGTCGGTGACGACGTCGAAGTCGAGCTCGGGGTAGACGCTGTAGGGGTAGTCCCGCCGCACGTCGAAGTCCACCCCCGTGCACCGGAGCGGCGGGCCGGTGAGCCCGAGCTCGATGGCCTCCTCCTGCGTGAGCCGGGAGATGCCCCGGGTGCGCTCGACGAAGATCTCGTTCCCCTCGATGAGCTCGATGAAGTCCGGCTCGAGGCGCTTCTCGAGCCCGTCGACGTACTCCCAGATCTTCTCCGGGATGTCGGGCGGCAGGTCCGCCTTGACCCCGCCGATGCGGATGTAGTGGAACATCATCCGAGCACCCGTCACGGCCTCGAAGAAGTTCTGGATCCTCTCCCGCTCCCGGAAGGCGTACAGGATGGGGGTGAACGCCCCCAGCTCGAGCAGCAGGAACCCTATGGAGGGCAGGTGACTGGCGATGCGCATCAGCTCGCACATGAGCACCCGGATGTACTCGGCCCGCGGCGGGATCTCCACCCCGAGCAGATCCTCCACCGCCAGGCAGTAGCCGTGCTCGTTGTGCATGTTGGCGAAGTAGTCGAGCCGGTCGGTGAGCGGGATGACCGCCGGATACGTCCGGTTCTCGGCGATCTTCTCCTGGCACCGGTGCAGATATCCCATCACGGGGTCGCAGCGGACGATGGTCTCCCCGTCGAGCTCCAGGATG
The Rubrobacter xylanophilus genome window above contains:
- the nuoH gene encoding NADH-quinone oxidoreductase subunit NuoH → MGQVVGLEYLEQEPWRFLISSVTVIFLVLNIAAVLTLAERKVSAYIQLRYGPNRVGPRGILQPAADVIKLFTKENVSPGRADRWVFLAAPIAMFLPAAAVWLVIPFGPGMVVADLNVGLVYFFAITSIGALGVIMAGYGSRSNFSLLGALRGAGQMISYEVPLILSLLGVAMLTGSLSMVDIVEYQAGGFWNWIIWPQLPMFVAFFVSGLAEVKRIPFDLPEGESEIVGGFMIEYSGMTWALIQASEFASMAVMSAVASTLFLGGWQPPLPFLDLGVFNWLWLGIKTTLLIFVFQWIRWTLPRLRMDQLMDLGWKILVPVTIAWLFVTAGAMLVI
- a CDS encoding NADH-quinone oxidoreductase subunit D, with protein sequence MLREERRAAEEAITLIRPATGRLVDPDIRDEFGLETMDMNMGPQHPAMHGLLRLILELDGETIVRCDPVMGYLHRCQEKIAENRTYPAVIPLTDRLDYFANMHNEHGYCLAVEDLLGVEIPPRAEYIRVLMCELMRIASHLPSIGFLLLELGAFTPILYAFRERERIQNFFEAVTGARMMFHYIRIGGVKADLPPDIPEKIWEYVDGLEKRLEPDFIELIEGNEIFVERTRGISRLTQEEAIELGLTGPPLRCTGVDFDVRRDYPYSVYPELDFDVVTDTAGDVEASYRVRIKECYESIKIIRQCLEKMPEGEVMADVGRRVRPPEGEGFGRVEGPRGEFAVHIVSDGSDTPYRVHYRDASFVNMQLLQEKVPGHYLPDIMPIMGLVDPVSGGWDK